The Petrocella atlantisensis genome has a window encoding:
- a CDS encoding sensor histidine kinase, which yields MLETTPISIIRKLNYLVNVVVILFFSFIISSTTTKIFDGFLAREFLERVQYLPIIPQNIAVLAMVYMLALGASNILKSYLLKRKFFGVRLLLLVDFWLCFMIVYYMNFSYRGIFLLLMMNIITYAKEPHSRVWMLIFALVSFILLDYDIWSNRLAMLSLTEYVDYNPEEVKIFMLVGKNLLTSINEIGFIGFLYLLLQNKINENAAISSLNTKLRETASELKMANMQLEVFAQTMEENAKMKERNRLAREIHDILGHSLTSITTGLEACVSIIGFEPEVAKTQLGKILELSRKGLDEVRRSVRELKVDTISKSELIPAITIMVNDINECTPVKIDMEISGQVLKLKEDEEQTVYRIIQESITNAIRHGKASHIDLHIDFYQHVVKVMVADNGKGSVNVEEGFGLTHIRERIAMLNGTMMYETNPGEGFTINVGIPIRWGSAYD from the coding sequence ATGCTTGAGACAACACCTATTTCAATAATACGTAAATTAAACTATTTAGTTAATGTCGTTGTGATTCTTTTTTTCTCATTTATCATTTCATCAACAACAACAAAGATTTTTGATGGTTTTTTAGCAAGAGAATTCCTTGAACGGGTACAGTATTTACCTATTATTCCACAAAATATTGCGGTTCTTGCAATGGTGTATATGCTGGCACTTGGTGCTTCAAACATATTAAAAAGTTATTTGCTTAAGAGGAAGTTTTTTGGTGTAAGGCTTCTTCTATTGGTTGATTTTTGGCTGTGCTTTATGATTGTTTATTATATGAATTTCAGTTATCGTGGCATATTTCTTCTATTGATGATGAATATAATCACTTATGCAAAGGAACCCCATTCAAGGGTGTGGATGCTAATTTTTGCTCTTGTCTCATTTATATTGTTAGACTATGATATTTGGTCTAACCGGCTTGCGATGCTGTCACTGACTGAGTATGTGGACTATAATCCAGAAGAAGTAAAAATCTTTATGTTGGTAGGTAAGAATCTATTGACATCCATTAATGAAATTGGGTTCATAGGCTTCCTCTATCTTTTACTTCAAAACAAGATAAATGAAAATGCAGCCATTAGTTCATTGAATACAAAGTTAAGAGAAACGGCATCTGAGCTTAAAATGGCGAATATGCAACTTGAAGTTTTTGCTCAGACTATGGAAGAAAATGCAAAAATGAAGGAACGAAATCGACTGGCGAGAGAAATACACGATATATTGGGACATTCCTTGACAAGTATTACAACCGGTTTAGAAGCTTGTGTTTCAATTATCGGGTTTGAGCCTGAAGTTGCAAAAACACAATTAGGTAAAATATTGGAGCTCTCTAGAAAGGGCTTGGATGAGGTTCGACGTTCTGTTCGAGAATTAAAAGTGGATACGATTTCAAAGTCTGAACTTATACCGGCTATTACTATTATGGTGAATGATATTAACGAGTGTACACCGGTTAAGATTGATATGGAGATTAGCGGGCAAGTCCTAAAGCTTAAAGAAGATGAAGAACAAACAGTTTACCGGATCATTCAAGAGTCTATTACGAATGCAATTCGACATGGAAAAGCAAGTCATATTGATTTACATATTGATTTTTATCAACATGTTGTGAAAGTGATGGTTGCAGATAATGGGAAAGGCAGTGTAAATGTAGAAGAAGGATTTGGATTAACACATATTAGAGAAAGAATTGCAATGTTAAATGGAACGATGATGTATGAAACAAATCCAGGAGAGGGATTTACAATAAATGTTGGAATTCCCATAAGGTGGGGGTCAGCGTATGATTAA
- a CDS encoding ABC transporter substrate-binding protein — MINMDKSGVITKKSVIALVVIIYIILGIFFVQGLKSDKKTIVQIGIYSGNEWGVPQIDVYRIYDEAIKLFEKENPGVTVEYRSGTLMDDYSEWLAQKILNGDEPDVFIVLGEDFDTLSSIGMLEPLDVFMKSDSSFHSEDFYKKGIEAGIYDGYQYAMPFQIVPTFMIVNETLLKENNLTVPDMDWTLDEFLRMTEALTKDTNQDGINDQYGVMGYGWENTYYAAKGTFEAGDKAIDVYDEEKLKKAIEVSKALYTQNSGQNVPPYAFDQGLVGFKTFSLAEFRAYKPYPYKVKKYSDFIWEPISFPSVDHNTSIGKLYTVQWGMSSRSKNKDLAWEFIKFMSNNDEVQQMVWDYTYTLPTKISVSNKASAQDEVLSNVLDAAFLESVIDQSVIEPTFKKYQKLIESMDIRIKVNIMDDKSMQEIIRSVRVEADSILESEN, encoded by the coding sequence ATGATTAATATGGATAAGTCGGGCGTTATAACAAAAAAAAGTGTAATTGCTTTAGTTGTGATTATTTATATTATATTAGGCATATTTTTTGTTCAGGGATTGAAATCCGATAAGAAAACGATCGTTCAAATAGGTATTTATTCCGGAAACGAATGGGGAGTACCTCAAATTGATGTCTATCGTATTTATGATGAAGCCATAAAGCTTTTTGAAAAGGAAAATCCGGGCGTAACTGTTGAATATCGAAGTGGTACCTTAATGGATGATTATTCAGAGTGGTTGGCACAAAAGATACTTAACGGCGATGAACCGGATGTGTTTATAGTACTGGGAGAAGACTTTGACACATTATCTTCTATTGGCATGTTAGAGCCTTTGGATGTGTTTATGAAAAGTGATTCTTCTTTTCATTCTGAAGATTTTTACAAAAAGGGGATTGAGGCCGGCATCTATGATGGCTACCAATATGCCATGCCATTTCAAATAGTACCAACATTCATGATTGTAAATGAGACCTTGTTAAAAGAAAATAATTTGACGGTGCCGGATATGGACTGGACCCTTGATGAATTTCTGAGAATGACTGAAGCATTAACAAAGGATACGAATCAAGATGGTATTAATGACCAGTATGGCGTAATGGGTTATGGATGGGAGAATACATACTACGCGGCCAAAGGAACTTTTGAGGCTGGAGATAAGGCCATTGATGTGTATGATGAAGAGAAGCTGAAAAAAGCAATTGAAGTCTCTAAGGCATTATACACACAAAATAGCGGTCAGAATGTACCACCTTACGCATTTGATCAGGGACTGGTTGGGTTTAAAACCTTTTCATTAGCTGAATTTAGAGCGTATAAACCCTATCCCTATAAAGTGAAAAAATACTCGGATTTCATTTGGGAACCTATATCTTTTCCTAGTGTGGATCATAATACCAGTATCGGTAAACTCTATACGGTACAATGGGGAATGAGCAGCAGATCAAAGAATAAGGACTTAGCATGGGAATTTATCAAGTTTATGAGTAATAATGATGAAGTACAACAAATGGTTTGGGATTACACGTATACATTGCCGACCAAAATATCGGTGTCGAATAAAGCCAGTGCCCAGGATGAGGTACTTAGTAATGTATTGGATGCGGCATTTTTGGAGTCGGTAATCGATCAATCGGTTATTGAGCCAACCTTTAAAAAATATCAGAAGCTCATCGAATCCATGGATATAAGGATTAAGGTGAATATCATGGATGATAAATCTATGCAAGAGATTATTCGTAGTGTTAGAGTAGAAGCTGACAGTATACTTGAAAGTGAGAATTAG